The following are encoded together in the Acipenser ruthenus unplaced genomic scaffold, fAciRut3.2 maternal haplotype, whole genome shotgun sequence genome:
- the LOC117410084 gene encoding LOW QUALITY PROTEIN: DDB1- and CUL4-associated factor 8 (The sequence of the model RefSeq protein was modified relative to this genomic sequence to represent the inferred CDS: deleted 1 base in 1 codon) codes for MADKDGKAGLGNEAQQLQDGSCDPLPTRGGGGGEEEEEEAGTLPVQSRPGEHDTGGSGETAQDKTAEQEGERREEEEEEEEEEQEQEQESDSMEETVRYSLTEEAGDSDDRSGGGGGSRRELRKRRRNRSRGHTSSSSDEDIEEEDEEEEEEEEDEQALDEWLDSELKELGCPGWRAVPELRAREIGRGLPHFTPRACGARGLVQRFKLQGSLEKHSGCVNTLHFNSSGSRLASGSDDLKVIIWDWTRKRAVLEFETGHKSNVFQAKFLPHSGDSTLVMCARDGQIRLADLSATQRCKSTKKVAQHKGAAHKLALDPDSPCFFLSAGEDAVVYGIDLRLDRPATKLVVTKENDKKVGLYTIYVNPARTDEFAVGGRDQYVRIYDQRKINENENNGVLKKFCPQHLVTSESKTNITCLVYSHNGTELLASYNDEDIYLFDTSHSDGAQYMKHYKGHRNNATVKGVNFYGPRDEFVVSGSDCGHIYLWEKNSARIVQFMEGDKGGVVNCLEPHPHLPVLATSGLDHDVKIWAPTAETPTGLRGLKEVMKKNKRERDEDSVRHGDQYDTQLLWFLMRHMRHRRPQRSRRGEAGGPEGDSDESWSSPDSSDEEETGPDHVQCMSS; via the exons ATGGCAGACAAAGATGGGAAAGCGGGTCTTGGAAACG AGGCTCAACAGTTGCAGGACGGCTCCTGCGATCCTCTGCCGacccgaggaggaggaggaggggaggaggaagaggaagaggcaGGCACACTTCCTGTCCAAAGCAGACCGGGTGAACACGACACAG GCGGAAGTGGGGAGACGGCTCAAGATAAAACCGCGGAACAGGaaggagagcggagagaggaggaggaggaggaggaagaggaggaacagGAACAGGAACAGGAGTCGGACAGCATGGAGGAGACTGTCCGATATTCCCTGACTGAGGAAGCGGGAGACAGCGATGACCGGAGCGGGGGAGGAGGAGGCAGCCGAAGAGAGCTCCGGAAAAGAAGACGCAACAGGAGCCGGGGACACACGTCCTCCAGCTCGGACGAGGACATCGAagaggaggacgaggaggaggaggaggaggaggaagacgaGCAAGCCCTGGACGAGTGGCTGGACTCTGAGCTCAAGGAGCTGGGCTGCCCCGGCTGGAGGGCGGTCCCCGAGCTCAGGGCCAGAGAGATCGGGAGAGGGCTGCCTCATTTTACCCCCAGGGCGTGCGGAGCCCGGGGGCTGGTGCAGAGGTTCAAGCTGCAGGGGAGTCTGGAGAAGCACAGCGGCTGTGTGAACACCCTGCATTTCAACAGCTCCGGGAGCAGGCTGGCCTCGGGCAGCGACGACCTGAAGGTGATTATCTGGGACTGGACGAGGAAGAGAGCCGTGCTGGAATTCGAAACGGGGCACAAGAGCAACGTGTTTCAG GCGAAGTTTCTTCCTCACAGTGGAGACTCCACCCTGGTCATGTGTGCGCGGGACGGACAGATTCGATTGGCTGATCTGTCAGCCACGCAGCGATGCAAATCCACCAAGAAAGTGGCTCAACACAAAGGAGCGGCCCACAAG cTGGCTCTGGATCCCGACTCTCCCTGCTTCTTCCTGTCAGCTGGAGAGGATGCTGTCGTCTACGGGATCGACTTGCGACTGGATCGACCCGCAAC GAAGCTGGTGGTCACAAAGGAGAACGACAAGAAAGTGGGTCTGTACACAATCTACGTGAACCCGGCCAGGACCGATGAGTTTGCTGTG GGGGGGCGTGACCAGTATGTCCG AATTTACGATCAGAGAAAGATCAATGAAAATGAGAACAACGGCGTTCTGAAGAAGTTCTGTCCGCAGCACTTGGTCACCAGCGAGTCCAAAACCAACATCACTTGTCTTGTGTACAGCCACAACGGGACGG AACTGCTGGCCAGCTACAACGACGAAGACATTTACCTGTTTGACACGAGCCACAGCGATGGAGCCCAGTACATGAAACACTACAAGGGACATCGTAACAATGCAACAG TGAAAGGGGTGAATTTCTACGGTCCACGCGACGAGTTTGTAGTCAGCGGCAGTGACTGTGGACACATCTATCTGTGGGAGAAGAACTCAGCCCGCATCGTGCAGTTCATGGAGGGAGACAAAGGGGGCGTG GTGAACTGTCTTGAACCACACCCTCACCTGCCTGTTTTAGCCACCAGTGGTTTGGACCACGATGTGAAGATCTGGGCTCCCACGGCAGAGACCCCCACCGGACTGCGAGGGCTGAAAGAG GTGATGAAGAAGAACAAGCGGGAGCGCGATGAAGACAGCGTGCGACACGGAGACCAGTACGACACGCAGCTGCTGTGGTTCCTCATGAGACACATGAGACACAGGCGACCGCAGAGG AGCCGTCGTGGAGAGGCCGGGGGTCCCGAGGGAGACTCTGACGAGTCGTGGAGCTCGCCGGACTCCTCGGATGAAGAAGAGACCGGGCCCGATCACGTGCAGTGCATGTCCTCCTGA
- the LOC117969975 gene encoding uncharacterized protein LOC117969975 has protein sequence MLGKGTAPWLQILIIAAIVGNGLSDPEQLLSISDLQNKQPFGVQPPSHGYILLWWLCNRVILTDNNINAFILSCNPRLNEYSFHRFDNRWDNSCGCFPLPNASNVEYFAIGNLNSQSCRISDHLDPEIRLYFDLDIHDESWLRYKNNVRLIISLNQGDSIVRSIYITDHYHPRRTFEISQSLISDIRTLPLQTFMNSVGYDQPRDFVCRSNLYQGRRESYVDDCDDLLRYNTEITISSWEGMPRVHWKNLPWSDYYGWIGLYKSSDAKNESYVAWSWTNGNQNNDILISTRINPGMQARYFRSKGYNAVLASPQIHESCWKDPTPISTHPHLSLQLVFNDQGLSGVKLYVSKSYTGNWREGLENAWVGFYLLHKDSKEYKGYQYLSRFQRGTDLPEYEVYSDGYAGPYMSSDLEARLFCDSGYECVLVSTPHWTC, from the coding sequence ATGCTGGGTAAAGGCACAGCGCCGTGGCTTCAAATCCTTATCATCGCTGCCATCGTCGGAAATGGCTTATCGGATCCTGAGCAACTCCTGTCCATCAGCGATCTCCAAAACAAACAGCCGTTTGGAGTTCAGCCTCCGTCTCACGGCTATATATTGCTTTGGTGGTTATGCAATAGAGTAATTCTTACTGATAATAATATTAACGCTTTCATTCTGAGCTGCAATCCTCGTTTAAATGAATACAGTTTTCACAGATTTGATAATAGGTGGGACAACAGTTGTGGCTGCTTTCCCCTCCCCAATGCAAGCAACGTTGAATATTTTGCAATTGGCAATTTAAATAGTCAAAGCTGTCGGATATCTGATCACTTGGATCCCGAGATCAGATTGTACTTTGATTTAGATATACACGATGAGAGCTGGCTCCGATACAAAAACAATGTGCGACTGATCATATCCTTAAACCAAGGCGATTCTATTGTAAGAAGTATTTATATCACTGACCATTACCATCCACGCAGAACCTTTGAAATCTCCCAAAGTCTCATCAGCGATATAAGAACTCTACCGTTGCAGACATTTATGAACTCGGTGGGTTACGATCAACCACGAGATTTTGTTTGTCGCTCTAACCTGTATCAAGGCAGGCGTGAAAGCTACGTGGATGACTGCGACGATTTGCTGAGATACAACACGGAGATCACAATCTCTTCCTGGGAAGGGATGCCACGGGTGCATTGGAAAAATCTACCCTGGAGCGATTATTATGGCTGGATCGGTCTGTATAAATCCAGTGACGCTAAGAACGAAAGCTATGTTGCATGGAGTTGGACTAACGGAAATCAAAATAACGATATACTAATATCGACGCGTATTAATCCGGGAATGCAAGCGCGGTACTTCAGGTCGAAGGGGTACAATGCTGTACTAGCGTCGCCACAGATCCACGAGTCTTGTTGGAAAGATCCAACGCCCATCTCAACCCACCCACATTTATCACTTCAGCTTGTTTTCAATGACCAGGGACTCTCGGGTGTCAAGCTCTACGTTAGTAAGTCATATACGGGAAACTGGAGAGAAGGGTTAGAAAATGCATGGGTAGGTttttatttgcttcataaagaCTCAAAAGAATACAAAGGATACCAGTATCTGAGCAGATTCCAAAGAGGGACTGATCTGCCCGAATACGAGGTTTATTCGGACGGTTATGCAGGACCGTACATGAGTTCAGACTTGGAAGCACGATTGTTTTGTGATAGTGGTTATGAGTGCGTTCTTGTCAGTACTCCGCACTGGACCTGTTAG